In a single window of the Thiohalophilus sp. genome:
- a CDS encoding GTP-binding protein: MVELIQHIPTNVITGFLGVGKTTAILHLLKHKPATERWAVLVNEFGQIGIDGQILEQEGVAIKELPGGCMCCAAGVSVQVGINALLANARPDRLLIEPTGIGHPKQIIRQLTRPPFDQTLDMRACITLIDPRHLDNPRYRENEYYREQLDIADVLVANKVDQCNDADLATFAQLVETRQPRASGQVSQGQLELAWLDLPLAERQDADRSLLHARATPEVGTQIEAVQLDAGESWRRLENRSGEFAGCGWLFAEQLRFDYRKINSLLTALSAERIKAALRTDQGNYLFNSIEGDMQVSTRKTPPQNRIEIIIQGDPDWNKIEGALLSCLI, translated from the coding sequence ATGGTTGAATTAATCCAACACATTCCCACCAATGTCATCACCGGCTTTCTCGGGGTCGGCAAGACCACGGCGATCCTGCATCTTCTCAAACACAAACCGGCCACAGAACGCTGGGCCGTGCTGGTGAACGAATTCGGTCAGATCGGCATTGACGGACAAATACTGGAGCAGGAAGGGGTGGCTATCAAGGAGTTACCCGGCGGCTGTATGTGTTGTGCCGCCGGTGTCTCGGTCCAGGTCGGGATCAACGCCCTGCTGGCCAACGCCCGACCGGATCGTCTGTTGATCGAGCCGACCGGCATCGGCCATCCCAAACAGATCATCCGACAACTGACCCGGCCACCCTTCGATCAAACGCTCGATATGCGCGCCTGTATCACCCTGATCGATCCCCGGCATCTCGATAATCCCCGCTATCGCGAGAACGAATACTACCGGGAACAGCTCGATATCGCGGATGTACTGGTAGCCAACAAGGTGGACCAGTGTAATGACGCGGATCTCGCCACCTTCGCTCAACTGGTCGAAACACGCCAACCGCGCGCCAGTGGTCAGGTTTCACAGGGACAACTGGAACTCGCCTGGCTGGATCTGCCGCTTGCCGAACGACAGGACGCCGACCGCTCCCTGTTACACGCCCGCGCAACGCCGGAGGTCGGCACACAAATCGAGGCCGTTCAACTTGACGCGGGAGAGTCCTGGCGGCGACTGGAGAACCGCAGCGGTGAGTTCGCCGGTTGTGGCTGGCTGTTTGCCGAACAGCTGCGCTTCGATTACCGGAAGATAAACAGCCTGCTGACGGCCCTGAGCGCAGAGCGCATCAAGGCCGCGCTAAGAACGGATCAGGGAAATTACCTGTTCAACAGCATCGAGGGCGACATGCAGGTTAGCACCCGGAAAACCCCGCCACAAAACCGTATCGAAATCATCATACAGGGTGATCCGGACTGGAACAAAATCGAAGGCGCATTGCTATCCTGCCTGATTTGA
- a CDS encoding Trm112 family protein yields the protein MDKKLLDILACPVCKGPLVYNKENQELICKADRLAYPIRDDIPVMLEDEARQLSADEEI from the coding sequence GTGGACAAAAAACTGCTTGATATCCTGGCCTGCCCGGTGTGCAAGGGCCCGCTGGTTTATAACAAGGAAAACCAGGAGCTGATCTGCAAGGCCGACCGGCTGGCGTATCCGATTCGCGATGATATTCCGGTCATGCTGGAAGACGAAGCCCGGCAACTGAGTGCCGACGAAGAGATCTGA
- a CDS encoding low molecular weight protein-tyrosine-phosphatase, with protein sequence MKKVHVLFVCLGNICRSPTAEGVFRHLLRQEGLDGQIVTDSAGTHAYHVGSPPDPRAQETARERGIDLSDLRGRKALANDFDKFDYVLAMDEENYHNLARICPPEHRDKLHMFLDFAPHLNESEVPDPYYGGAKGFDRVFDMVEAASRGLLDDIRKRHLG encoded by the coding sequence ATGAAAAAAGTACACGTGTTATTTGTCTGTCTTGGTAATATCTGCCGTTCACCGACCGCCGAGGGGGTGTTCCGGCATCTGCTCCGGCAGGAGGGGCTGGACGGACAAATTGTGACCGACTCGGCCGGGACCCATGCCTACCACGTCGGATCGCCACCGGATCCGCGTGCTCAGGAGACCGCTCGGGAACGGGGTATCGATTTGAGCGATCTGCGCGGACGCAAGGCGCTGGCCAACGATTTCGACAAGTTCGACTATGTGCTGGCGATGGACGAAGAGAACTATCACAACCTGGCGCGGATCTGTCCGCCGGAACATCGCGACAAACTGCACATGTTCCTCGACTTTGCGCCTCATCTGAACGAGTCCGAAGTGCCGGATCCCTATTACGGCGGTGCGAAGGGATTTGACCGGGTCTTCGATATGGTGGAAGCGGCCTCGCGCGGATTGCTGGACGATATTCGAAAACGCCATCTCGGGTGA
- a CDS encoding MotA/TolQ/ExbB proton channel family protein, whose protein sequence is MFEMIQAGGWLMLPILLCSVIALAIVGERFWALQQTRIAPDYLVAQVWQWYKNQSLDESQIQSLSRNSPLGRILAAGLVNRQHPRDIMKESIEETGRQVVLELERYLNTLGTIASITPLLGLLGTVIGMIKVFAAITTEGVGNPSVLAGGISEALITTATGLSVAIPSLIFYRYFRGKVDFLVLKMEEEAMKVVDVMHGERETGQDAAA, encoded by the coding sequence GTGTTTGAAATGATCCAGGCGGGCGGCTGGTTGATGCTGCCGATTCTGTTGTGTTCCGTTATTGCACTGGCCATCGTCGGCGAGCGCTTTTGGGCCCTGCAACAAACGCGTATTGCGCCGGACTACCTGGTAGCGCAGGTCTGGCAGTGGTACAAAAATCAGTCACTCGACGAGAGCCAGATTCAATCCCTGTCACGCAATTCGCCACTGGGCCGGATTCTGGCCGCCGGACTGGTCAATCGTCAGCATCCGCGCGATATCATGAAAGAGAGTATCGAGGAGACCGGCCGCCAGGTGGTGCTGGAGCTGGAACGCTATCTCAATACGCTGGGCACCATCGCCTCGATCACCCCGTTGCTGGGTTTGCTTGGTACCGTCATCGGCATGATCAAGGTGTTTGCCGCGATCACCACCGAAGGCGTGGGTAACCCATCGGTCCTGGCCGGCGGGATTTCCGAAGCGTTGATTACGACCGCTACCGGCTTATCAGTTGCCATTCCCAGTCTGATTTTTTATCGTTATTTTCGCGGCAAGGTCGACTTTCTGGTCCTGAAAATGGAAGAGGAGGCGATGAAAGTTGTTGATGTCATGCATGGCGAACGGGAAACCGGCCAGGATGCGGCGGCATGA
- a CDS encoding ABC transporter ATP-binding protein: protein MQSIVQARHLAKHFAKFTAVKDVSFSIPHGECFGFLGPNGAGKTTILRILLGLSPATGGQMTIFDLDIQQQAREIRRRIGMVPQHDNLDPDFTVRENLQIYASYFSLPITWKKPNGCVTNWW from the coding sequence ATGCAGTCCATCGTTCAAGCCCGGCATCTGGCAAAACATTTCGCCAAATTCACCGCGGTGAAGGATGTCAGTTTCTCTATTCCGCACGGTGAATGTTTCGGCTTTCTCGGCCCCAACGGGGCTGGCAAGACTACGATCCTGCGCATTCTGCTTGGTTTGTCACCGGCTACCGGCGGTCAAATGACAATTTTTGATCTGGATATTCAGCAACAGGCGCGTGAGATCCGTCGTCGTATCGGTATGGTACCGCAACACGACAATCTGGATCCCGACTTTACGGTGCGCGAGAATCTGCAGATCTATGCCAGCTATTTTTCGCTTCCCATTACATGGAAGAAGCCGAACGGCTGTGTGACGAACTGGTGGTGA
- the msbA gene encoding lipid A export permease/ATP-binding protein MsbA: MRSSPGDNADGYVIYRRLLRYAFPYWKVFLIAVFGMVLFSLSQGAFTKLIEPMVDGSFVDKDPTLIKWVPILMIVVFAVRTLGTFLSEYGMAWIARSVIQNLRSLVFNKLLCLPIGYYDTTSSGGLLSKMIYDIEQLAGAASTVVTTLIRDTLTILVLLGLMMYLNVTLTLILLVSIPLIAVAVVLVSKRFRKLSHRIQRSMGDVSNVTEETIEANREIKIFGGQAYETGRFEKINAYNRRQHLKLVATNAISSPLIQQIVVTAFAGIVYIATKPGFLDEMTVGKFMSFMLAMILLLQHAKRLTTINAKLQRGIAAAYSVFTFIDSEPEPDSGTRELPRITGKVQYEAVTFGYGGKESEPVLSEINLTIEAGESIAFVGRSGAGKSTLVNLLPRFYEIDRGRILIDGIDIRDVTLSSLRDQIALVSQHVTLFNDTIAHNIAYGALEQADEGAIREAARAAYALNFIERLPQGFDTVVGENGVLLSGGQRQRLAIARAILKNAPILILDEATSALDTESERYIQGAIEHLMEDRSTLVIAHRLSTIEKVDKIVVLEAGRIVEVGRHDELLAKNGPYASLHGIQFGAD; the protein is encoded by the coding sequence ATGCGATCATCACCCGGAGACAATGCCGATGGTTATGTGATTTATCGTCGGCTGCTCAGGTATGCCTTCCCTTACTGGAAAGTCTTTCTGATCGCTGTATTCGGTATGGTATTGTTTTCCCTGAGTCAGGGCGCCTTTACCAAATTGATCGAACCCATGGTGGACGGCAGTTTTGTCGACAAGGATCCGACTCTGATAAAATGGGTGCCGATCCTGATGATCGTCGTGTTTGCCGTGCGCACCCTGGGCACCTTTCTCTCCGAATACGGCATGGCCTGGATTGCCCGCAGTGTTATTCAGAACCTGCGCAGTCTGGTCTTTAACAAGCTGCTCTGCCTGCCCATCGGTTATTATGATACGACCTCGTCCGGCGGATTGCTGTCGAAGATGATCTACGATATCGAACAGCTGGCGGGTGCTGCTTCGACGGTAGTCACTACCCTGATCCGTGACACGCTTACTATCCTCGTTTTGCTCGGTTTGATGATGTACCTGAATGTCACACTGACCCTGATTTTGCTGGTGTCGATTCCGCTGATTGCCGTGGCGGTGGTCCTGGTCAGCAAACGTTTTCGCAAACTCAGCCACCGGATTCAACGCTCGATGGGCGATGTCTCCAATGTCACCGAAGAGACCATCGAGGCCAACCGGGAGATCAAGATCTTTGGCGGCCAGGCGTACGAAACGGGGCGATTTGAAAAGATCAACGCCTACAACCGTCGCCAGCATCTCAAGCTGGTGGCGACCAATGCCATCAGTTCGCCGTTGATCCAGCAAATTGTTGTGACCGCTTTTGCCGGGATTGTCTATATCGCCACCAAGCCGGGCTTTCTCGATGAGATGACCGTGGGCAAGTTCATGTCCTTTATGCTGGCCATGATTCTGCTACTGCAACATGCCAAGCGTCTGACCACCATCAATGCCAAACTGCAACGGGGTATCGCTGCCGCTTACAGCGTGTTCACTTTCATAGACAGCGAACCCGAGCCTGATAGCGGTACCCGCGAGTTGCCGCGAATAACGGGCAAGGTACAATACGAAGCGGTGACTTTTGGCTACGGCGGTAAAGAAAGCGAACCTGTACTGTCCGAGATAAATCTGACAATCGAGGCGGGAGAGAGTATCGCCTTTGTGGGCCGTTCCGGCGCCGGCAAATCCACGCTGGTCAACCTGTTACCACGGTTTTATGAAATCGATCGGGGTCGGATTCTGATCGACGGTATAGATATTCGGGATGTCACCTTGTCCAGCTTGCGCGATCAGATTGCCCTGGTCAGCCAGCACGTGACGCTGTTCAATGACACGATCGCGCATAACATCGCCTACGGTGCACTGGAACAGGCCGATGAAGGTGCGATCCGCGAAGCGGCCAGGGCGGCCTACGCCCTGAACTTTATCGAGCGATTGCCGCAGGGTTTTGATACGGTTGTCGGCGAGAACGGGGTGTTGCTCTCCGGTGGACAACGCCAGCGCCTGGCTATCGCCCGGGCCATACTCAAGAATGCGCCGATCCTGATTCTGGATGAGGCGACTTCGGCGCTGGATACCGAATCGGAACGTTACATCCAGGGTGCCATTGAACACTTGATGGAAGATCGTTCCACGCTGGTCATTGCCCATCGGCTGTCAACCATCGAGAAAGTCGATAAGATTGTGGTACTGGAAGCCGGGCGTATTGTCGAAGTCGGTCGACACGATGAATTGCTCGCCAAAAATGGCCCCTACGCCAGTCTTCATGGTATACAGTTCGGCGCGGATTAA
- the amrS gene encoding AmmeMemoRadiSam system radical SAM enzyme encodes MQDTVPTRYWHKLDDGRIQCDLCPRYCKLHEGQRGLCFVRQNINDQIMLTTYGRSSGYCIDPIEKKPLNHFLPGTPVLSFGTAGCNLACKFCQNWDISKSREIDTLADEASPELIASAAEQLGCRSVAYTYNDPVIFHEYAIDVAKACHEKGIKSVAVTAGYVTPEPRKEFYQYIDAANVDLKAFTEKFYYKLTGGHLEPVLDTIKYLKHETDVWLELTTLLIPEKNDSDEEIESMSQWILDELGPDVPLHFSAFHPDFKMMDVPPTPAATLTRARNIAMQNGLRYVYTGNVHDETGGSTYCHHCGHKLIGRDWYVLGEWNLTADGKCNQCGTACAGIFESRPGNWGAKRQPVRLKDYAA; translated from the coding sequence ATGCAAGACACCGTCCCCACCCGCTACTGGCACAAACTCGACGACGGCCGCATCCAGTGCGACCTATGCCCGCGCTATTGCAAGCTGCACGAGGGCCAGCGCGGCCTTTGTTTTGTGCGCCAGAATATCAATGACCAGATCATGCTGACGACCTATGGACGCTCCAGCGGTTATTGCATCGATCCGATCGAGAAAAAACCGCTGAATCATTTTCTGCCCGGCACACCGGTGCTCTCCTTTGGCACCGCCGGTTGTAATCTGGCCTGCAAGTTCTGTCAGAACTGGGATATCAGCAAATCCCGGGAGATCGATACGCTGGCCGACGAGGCCTCGCCTGAATTGATCGCCAGCGCCGCCGAGCAGCTCGGCTGTCGCAGTGTGGCCTATACCTATAACGACCCGGTCATTTTCCATGAATATGCGATTGATGTAGCCAAAGCCTGTCATGAGAAAGGCATCAAGTCAGTCGCCGTGACTGCCGGTTATGTGACCCCGGAACCGCGCAAGGAGTTTTATCAATACATTGATGCGGCCAATGTCGACCTCAAAGCCTTCACGGAAAAGTTCTATTACAAACTGACGGGCGGTCACCTTGAGCCGGTACTGGATACCATTAAATATCTCAAGCATGAAACCGATGTCTGGCTGGAGCTGACCACTTTATTAATTCCCGAGAAAAACGACTCGGACGAGGAAATTGAATCAATGAGTCAGTGGATTCTCGACGAACTGGGCCCGGATGTCCCGCTGCACTTCAGTGCGTTTCATCCCGATTTCAAGATGATGGACGTACCGCCTACCCCGGCCGCGACTTTGACCCGGGCTCGTAACATTGCTATGCAAAACGGGCTACGTTATGTCTATACGGGTAATGTGCATGATGAAACCGGCGGCAGTACCTATTGCCACCATTGCGGTCATAAACTGATTGGCCGGGACTGGTATGTCCTGGGCGAATGGAATCTGACTGCCGACGGCAAATGCAACCAGTGCGGCACCGCCTGCGCCGGCATATTTGAATCCCGGCCGGGGAACTGGGGTGCAAAACGCCAGCCAGTGCGACTCAAAGACTATGCCGCATGA
- a CDS encoding ABC transporter permease: MNWELPIIRRSALTIWRRNILVWRKLIGPAIVMNFGEPALYLLGLGFGLGFFIGEMANMPYLTFLASGIIASTAMTTSSFEGMYSVYTRMVPQNTYEAILTTPLDIDDILAGEMLWCGTKSVFSGIAILLVAALLGAVHSWHALWTIPVVFLTGLCFAGPAIIMSALSPGYDFFNYYFMLAVTPMFIMCGVFYPISTLPEVMQSIVYLLPLTHAVELTRPPIAGNPVENPLLHLGVLAGYTLIGYYLAVVLIRKRLIVRLPWLN; encoded by the coding sequence ATGAACTGGGAATTACCGATTATCCGGCGCAGCGCCCTGACCATCTGGCGACGCAACATCCTGGTCTGGCGCAAACTGATCGGTCCGGCGATTGTGATGAATTTCGGTGAGCCGGCGCTCTATCTTCTGGGGCTTGGCTTCGGTTTGGGTTTTTTTATCGGCGAGATGGCCAACATGCCTTATCTGACCTTTCTTGCCTCGGGCATTATCGCCTCCACGGCGATGACCACTTCGTCCTTCGAAGGCATGTACTCGGTCTATACTCGCATGGTGCCACAGAACACCTACGAAGCGATTCTCACCACGCCCCTGGATATCGACGATATCCTGGCCGGCGAAATGCTCTGGTGCGGTACCAAGAGTGTGTTCAGCGGCATCGCCATTTTACTGGTCGCGGCCCTGCTGGGCGCGGTGCACAGCTGGCATGCTCTGTGGACCATTCCGGTCGTCTTTCTGACCGGCCTTTGCTTTGCCGGTCCCGCTATTATCATGAGCGCCCTCTCCCCCGGCTATGACTTTTTCAATTATTACTTCATGCTGGCTGTCACACCGATGTTTATTATGTGCGGGGTCTTCTATCCCATCTCGACTCTGCCCGAGGTGATGCAGTCAATCGTCTATCTTCTGCCGTTGACCCACGCGGTGGAACTGACCCGACCGCCGATCGCCGGTAACCCGGTAGAAAATCCGTTACTTCACCTCGGTGTGCTGGCAGGCTATACCCTCATCGGTTATTATCTTGCCGTGGTGCTGATCCGCAAACGGCTTATTGTGAGACTTCCATGGTTGAATTAA
- the greB gene encoding transcription elongation factor GreB, which translates to MGRYRPPQPKASPYITREGYDRLQQEMRRLWDRRAEVTQALAAAAAEGDRSENAEYIYRKKELGGIDRRIRYLQKRLPELTIAPDTPSNPQQVFFGARVSLEDESGNTLDYRLVGPDELAPDQGDISIDSPLARALLKKEVDDEIMVETPGGTVTYYINAIVYNPKRN; encoded by the coding sequence ATGGGCCGTTACCGACCTCCCCAACCCAAAGCCTCTCCCTATATTACCCGGGAGGGCTACGACCGTCTGCAGCAGGAAATGCGCCGCCTGTGGGATCGGCGCGCGGAGGTGACGCAGGCGTTGGCCGCCGCGGCTGCCGAAGGCGATCGCTCCGAGAACGCCGAATACATCTATCGTAAAAAGGAGCTGGGCGGGATCGATCGACGCATCCGCTATTTGCAAAAGCGCCTTCCGGAGCTGACCATTGCGCCGGATACGCCCTCCAATCCGCAACAGGTCTTTTTCGGGGCCCGGGTTTCGCTGGAAGATGAATCGGGCAACACGCTAGACTACCGCCTCGTCGGTCCCGACGAGCTGGCGCCGGATCAGGGCGATATCAGCATCGACTCGCCTCTGGCGCGGGCACTGCTGAAGAAGGAAGTCGATGATGAAATCATGGTCGAGACCCCGGGAGGCACAGTGACTTATTATATCAACGCCATTGTCTACAACCCGAAGCGGAATTGA
- the lpxK gene encoding tetraacyldisaccharide 4'-kinase: protein MVQQKLQGLWEKRSIEAVLLLPLSGLFCVLVWLRRYGYRKGFLSRSRVAVPVIVVGNITTGGTGKTPLVIAVVNILKQAGFKPGIISRGYGGKARSWPQQVRADADPVMVGDEPVIIARRTGCPMAVGPNRVEVVNALLAHHDCDIVVSDDGLQHYALERDVEVVVVDGMRRFGNGWCLPAGPLREPVSRLSEADLIVTNGSPVGDEYPMDYVGRQWINVHDNSRTAEMTQFVGQRVHAIAGVGNPQRFFNMLRDQGMEVIEHTYPDHYAFKLDDFDFEEKLPILMTEKDAVKCERLGLDDAWYVPIQADIQKKFHYHLLNVLEAKRGQKTA, encoded by the coding sequence GTGGTGCAACAAAAACTGCAAGGGTTATGGGAAAAACGCTCTATAGAGGCGGTTTTATTATTGCCGCTGAGCGGTCTGTTTTGTGTGCTGGTCTGGTTGCGTCGTTATGGCTATCGTAAAGGATTCCTGTCGCGGTCACGCGTCGCGGTGCCGGTGATTGTTGTAGGCAACATTACCACTGGCGGCACCGGCAAGACCCCACTGGTGATTGCGGTGGTCAATATTCTCAAACAGGCCGGTTTCAAGCCGGGCATTATCAGTCGCGGTTATGGCGGCAAGGCCCGTTCCTGGCCGCAACAGGTGCGCGCGGATGCCGATCCGGTCATGGTGGGGGATGAGCCGGTGATTATTGCCCGGCGTACCGGTTGTCCGATGGCGGTTGGACCGAACCGTGTCGAGGTGGTCAATGCCCTGCTGGCCCATCACGATTGCGATATTGTAGTCAGTGACGACGGGTTGCAACATTACGCCCTGGAAAGGGATGTCGAAGTGGTGGTGGTCGACGGCATGCGCCGTTTTGGCAACGGCTGGTGTTTGCCTGCCGGCCCGTTACGCGAACCGGTGTCGCGATTGAGCGAAGCGGATTTGATCGTGACCAACGGCTCGCCGGTGGGTGATGAGTACCCTATGGATTATGTCGGGCGCCAATGGATTAATGTGCATGATAACAGCCGCACCGCCGAAATGACGCAATTTGTCGGGCAACGCGTGCATGCCATAGCGGGGGTCGGTAATCCACAACGCTTTTTCAATATGTTACGTGATCAAGGGATGGAGGTTATCGAGCACACCTATCCGGATCACTATGCGTTCAAGCTTGATGATTTTGATTTTGAAGAGAAGTTGCCGATTCTGATGACTGAAAAAGATGCGGTCAAATGCGAGCGCCTGGGACTTGACGATGCCTGGTATGTGCCGATCCAGGCGGATATTCAAAAGAAATTTCATTATCACCTGTTAAATGTACTGGAGGCCAAACGTGGACAAAAAACTGCTTGA
- a CDS encoding biopolymer transporter ExbD, producing the protein MILRHDRNKEPELNLTPLIDVVFLLLIFFMVSTTFEKESEISIELPEAAGEKSEQERFTIEITIDSEGHYFINEKRTRDEELATLKKALRDVRADHEEPHLILSADRNTPHQAVIRAMDAARQIGLVNLTFATKQTDEK; encoded by the coding sequence ATGATACTGCGTCACGATCGTAACAAAGAGCCTGAGCTGAACCTGACACCACTGATCGATGTGGTGTTTCTGCTGCTGATCTTTTTTATGGTCTCCACCACTTTTGAGAAGGAATCGGAGATCAGCATCGAATTGCCCGAAGCGGCGGGTGAAAAGAGCGAACAGGAACGCTTTACCATCGAGATTACCATCGACAGCGAAGGCCATTACTTTATTAATGAAAAACGGACCCGGGATGAAGAACTGGCAACCCTGAAAAAAGCCTTGCGTGACGTTCGCGCCGACCATGAAGAGCCCCATCTGATACTCAGTGCCGATCGCAATACGCCACACCAGGCTGTGATTCGGGCCATGGATGCGGCACGCCAGATAGGATTGGTCAATCTCACCTTTGCGACCAAACAGACCGACGAGAAGTAG
- a CDS encoding B12-binding domain-containing radical SAM protein, producing the protein MTDITLCTLNARYFHSSLGLRYLYANLGNLQSRARIREFIINQRPIEIAEQLLADNPTIIGLGIYIWNIAQSRELIAILRRVRPDLIIIVGGPEVSYEQSTLPFYDEVDHIVSGQGDLAFARLCKRLLDGEPIEEKIVPPEPFKLADLAFPYPYYTDEDIRNRFIYVEASRGCPFKCEFCLSALDKTAWPFDLDQFLAHMDDLYQRGARHFKFIDRTFNLKVASSLRIMEFFLARINDGMFLHFELIPDHLPDQLKTMIQQFPPGTLQFEIGIQTFNPEVQERISRCQDDDKAEANIRFLREQTHAHLHTDLILGLPGEDVASIARGFDKLIDLNPHEIQVGILKRLRGAPIIRHIDEYQLCFNPAPPYNILSTRDIDFATMQRLSRFARYWDMIGNSGRFNRTRSLLLDKIPFERFLQLSDWLYATTGQTHKIALPRLFRLIYQGARELFDLDEQQLYDAMYEDYTTCGMKGEPDFNTNLSKITPARQTGLANRQSRHKLN; encoded by the coding sequence ATGACTGATATCACCCTCTGTACACTTAATGCCCGCTATTTTCACAGCTCGCTGGGATTGCGCTATTTGTACGCCAATCTTGGCAATCTGCAATCGCGTGCCCGGATCCGGGAATTCATTATCAATCAGCGGCCCATCGAGATTGCCGAGCAGCTATTGGCTGACAACCCGACGATCATCGGTCTGGGCATTTATATCTGGAATATTGCGCAAAGCCGGGAGCTGATCGCCATCCTGCGTCGCGTGCGCCCCGATCTCATCATCATTGTCGGCGGACCGGAGGTGAGCTACGAGCAGTCCACTCTACCTTTTTATGACGAGGTGGATCATATTGTCAGTGGTCAGGGGGATCTGGCTTTTGCCAGACTCTGCAAGCGGCTACTGGATGGCGAACCGATTGAGGAGAAGATCGTGCCGCCGGAGCCGTTCAAGCTGGCGGATCTGGCCTTCCCCTATCCCTATTATACCGACGAGGATATCCGCAACCGCTTCATCTATGTCGAGGCCTCGCGCGGCTGTCCCTTCAAATGCGAGTTCTGTCTCTCGGCGCTGGATAAAACCGCCTGGCCGTTCGATCTGGATCAATTTCTTGCCCACATGGACGATCTTTATCAACGCGGCGCCCGGCATTTCAAATTCATCGATCGGACCTTCAATCTCAAGGTGGCCAGCAGCCTGAGGATTATGGAATTCTTCCTGGCACGGATCAACGACGGAATGTTTTTGCATTTTGAACTGATTCCGGATCATCTCCCCGATCAACTGAAAACCATGATTCAGCAATTCCCGCCCGGAACGCTGCAATTCGAGATTGGCATCCAGACTTTCAACCCGGAGGTACAGGAACGTATCAGTCGCTGCCAGGATGATGACAAGGCCGAGGCGAATATCCGTTTTTTGCGCGAGCAAACCCATGCGCATCTGCATACAGATCTGATCCTGGGTCTGCCTGGCGAAGATGTGGCGAGTATCGCCCGGGGCTTTGATAAGCTAATTGACCTGAATCCGCATGAAATCCAGGTCGGCATCCTCAAGCGGCTGCGCGGCGCACCGATAATTCGTCACATCGACGAATATCAACTGTGCTTTAATCCCGCGCCGCCATACAATATTCTCAGTACCCGCGACATCGACTTTGCCACGATGCAACGCCTGAGTCGCTTTGCCCGCTACTGGGATATGATCGGCAACTCGGGGCGTTTCAACCGGACCCGCTCGTTGCTGCTCGACAAGATCCCTTTCGAGCGCTTTCTCCAGCTGTCGGACTGGTTATATGCCACCACCGGGCAGACCCACAAGATCGCCCTGCCCCGACTGTTTCGCCTGATCTACCAGGGCGCACGGGAATTATTCGATCTCGACGAACAGCAACTGTATGACGCCATGTACGAGGACTACACCACCTGCGGCATGAAAGGCGAACCTGACTTCAATACAAATTTGAGTAAAATCACACCGGCGCGACAGACGGGCCTTGCCAACCGTCAATCAAGACACAAGTTAAATTAA